In Erigeron canadensis isolate Cc75 chromosome 8, C_canadensis_v1, whole genome shotgun sequence, the DNA window acttttgaaaacaaaatataagttgattatttcatatattttatcaaaatattatatattcgaTACTTTTGAGTcataaacttttaatttatctCCAAATTCGTCCTACAAggatcaaaaatacatatagaACATGCAAAATAACATAACcatatgtataatatttaatatataaccataataTCAAACTATAATAATTATAGCTTTGCAACTCGTAGTGTCCCGGTCCAAAATTCAAACCGCGCCTTGAAAGAGttgggagaaaaaaaaatcacttcTCGTTTCTGGTATAAATTGATCGACTCGtgtgactcgtaagagtctaaCGATTCATGCATACATGTCAACCAACCAACATATTTACTACTGGCAACAATTATCGATAGTTAAGTGACACCAACGGGTCCCAATTCAACTTACAAAGATAATCGGTTTGTTAGTTTTGGAAAACCATCACCAAATGGTCAAGAAGGCATGTTCAAGAGTTGTTATGTATTTAACTAGTTATTATACTCCATGCTTTGCAGCGAATCTTGATATGTTAATATCCTTGCATATGGAGATAGGAGTTAAAGGTTCATTCCTCATGCCTTATAAGACTAGATGTCCTAGTCTATTGTAGATATAACTCTCTGTACATTAAGTAAGGGTAAGACTGCGACTTAAAAGGGAAAAGTTGAAGAAGATAAAAGTTTGTGTCTTAagtaaaaatttgaaaagttatGCGGTAAGACTAAAAAGTCAAATAAAGTTACCGTATTTAAgagcaaaattttaaaaaagatgaaagttttgtgatagatgtaaaagttaaaaaacttatgTGGTAGAAATAAGAAAGTTTGTTGTGGTTAAAAGTTTATCTTCATGCCTTCCAAGATTGGATATCTTAGTTTGTTGTAGATATAAGTCTCTTTACCTTAAGTAGGGAAAagcaaaaattaaagaaaatgaaagtttGTGGTTgaattaaaaagttgaaaagttatatggtaagattaaaaaagtcaaaaaagttTACTATATTTGAaggtaaaattttaaaagatgaagttttgtgacaaaaataaattttaaaaagttatctgataaaatgaaaaagtttaaaaagtcaCTATAGTTAAATATAGACGTGCAAGAAGTGGTTAACCGATTTTGGTTAACGTGCCTTCTAAACATAACCTACACGTACATGTTGATTGTTAAATGCCTCCTTGTACAATATAGGGTTAGGGATTTAATATAAGATGCGACCACTCAGACGGCCAGCTCGTCATCTTTAATGAGTCTATTCGGCTTAATTAATTCCATAACTTTTCTAAGCAAACAAGCCATTCGATGTTACTCTGTTAGTTCAAATCATGTGTAATGTATTAATACAATAGTTTTCATATTGAACgccaccaaaataaaaaaaggcaCGAGCATTCCTAAAAGGTGAAATAAGAAAACAGGCTTATCAAACCTAGATCATGCCACAGACTATAGCTCTTCGTGGCTTAACTATGTTGGTCCATCAACAAACATCCAAATAGATCTCCCCTCGTGAAAAAATCCAAGGACCGTTCTCTTTCCTACCGTTAATGTTAAGATTTGAATATATTTGATTccgaaaagaaaattaaatatttaccgAATGCTTAAAAACGGCAAGCAAAGTGTTTAAGCCATTTACCAACCGATTTGGAGATACTGATGTTAActagttgcatccaaacaaagcttttaacacTTTAaaagcttttagtttaaaataaaaaactaaagcttttaaaaaaatcttaaaaagctTGTGTCAAACATAAGCAATGTAACTTGAGATAGTTTttaactttgcaaacacataatGTACAACACATTGACACATGAACACAATGATAATCAACTAAAATTGAGGTCATACTTTATCACAATATGTTTTGAACAAATATAGTGAAACACTAACTAGTACCGTCAGACAATGGATAGACATAATATTTCAAGTATTTTTTGGAAATGAGGACAGAAATCACACAATCACAAACTAATTAAATTCAAAATACACTTGTAACATTAACCGTCTTGCAAAGGGTTGATCTGTCCCTTTTAAAGCTTCAGGATTTTGTGGGAAAAAGTACACAGGTAGAGTCGATGAAGTTGTGGGAACAAGTACTTGATCAAAAAgaaaccttttataaaccttggttcagTAATGGACGTTGCTCCTTTGCAAACTCCATCGACAATGGCTTTAGCACATGGTTCAGCCTCCATTGCTAAAAGCACATCTCCCAAATCCTGCAAAAAGTAGCTCTTATCAACATTAGATGAATCCTTTAAAGTAATTTTCTGAGATCggaattaataaaaacaaacaaaaagctAGCATGCACAGGACAAGACGTCGCATAATAAACCCCCATAAATGAGACACCCACAAACAAGAGACAAAACCACCCTAATACTTGTGACGAAGTTGCATGCAGTCTTTGCTTACAATAGAACCCACTCGCCAAAATTTATAATGTATTCTAAGTGTTACTATGAGTATAGTTTTAGCTATTAACTCACTGATCTTTCAAACAACATGACTAGCTTTAGTTATAAAAGCGTTTAGAGAAAGTTTTTTGGCTCAGCCTATACCACCACCAAGACAagtattattttgattattttacccTAACACCAAAAAAATGTATTCAAGGGAAAACTAGTCGAAACACTACATTCGTGATGCACAAATAGAAAATGGTGTACAAATCACAGTCAACTTATTAACACGCCATGAATTTTTGCATCATAGAATTAAAGCCGATTCCGTGACACAGAATAACTTACTTTTCTGTATTGAACACCAATACCATTCATGGAATACTTGGCTGTTATGAACCTTGTTCGTATGAACCCAAGTGTCAAGATGGTTACTGTTATTGTTGGAAACAATTCATGTCCAAGGGACTCGTAGAAGCTAATGAGGGCTGCTTTACTTGCCTGAAAGATCGGTCCAAAATAGCAAGAATTAGAATTTATTATTAGATACACCATAAGGTATAACAGTTATAAAGAACGACCACACACAAAATGACTACATGGGTTGATGGAATCAGGTTTATTACGTTGTAGACACCATGTCTTGGTGGGTTGCACACTCCAGCACATGAAGAATTGACAATGATCTTTCCGTTGGTTTTCTTGAGGTGTGGTATGGCGAAATGTGTTGGATAAACTGATCCCCAGAAGTTTACGTCCTGCACAATAATTCATTCGTAAATTCATAGCAGTCATGTAAAATTAGGAATAGTTTCAAGGGATCATACCATAACAGGTCCGAATTTAGTGACATCCATGTCCGTTGAATAAACAGGTCCGATTCCAGCATTACAAACGAGATGATCTACTGCGAAAGGATATGTCTACGATGTTAATTAACAAAACTTAATGTATGATAAAAAGTTAGTCGATTTGGAGTTTACCCACAGTGACCAAAATGTTTAATGGTGCCATCTATGAACATCCTACACTCATCGACCTTCGAAACATCAGCAAACATGAAAAGAACATCAGGAGAGCCGAGTAGACGAGCTTTATCTGCTACTTTCTTGAGAGGACTCTCTGGTTTATTTGTTGATACAATGGCCAGACGTGCACCTCTTCTTGCATATTCATATGTCAGTTGCTGccattaaattgattttttcaaaaataaaaaagaaaagaagttgcAATGGCACATTTTGCTAACTATAGCTCTTACCACTAAGATATTTGGAcatgtataaatattttgtaCTAACATACTTATCCATATATTTAGGAACTGGTTGTGTTTATTAAGTTTATAGTTAGCAAAATTCATTAACATTTTAGTTGCACCCGCAAGTGGAATATGGTCAGAGATGGAGCTTCTTTTCTAAAATTAGACTTAAGAGAATGGACCACAAAATATTGGTGTTTAGTGTTTACCCTTTACACTAGAGTTTGTTATGTTTGGATTGAATTTAGGTATGATTAGGTATCCGATTCCAAAAAGGGGTTTAAGGTTTTACATACCTCTCCAATTCCGGATGAAGCACCTGTAATCAAAACAACTTTTCCAGAGATGTTTTCATCACATCGGAAACATGATCGGAGGGTGTGAATGAGTTCCCAAATGAAACAAAATGGTGAAATTAAAAGCAAAACTAACAAGTAAATGTACAACAAAAGTTCATTTGTGAACTTATTTCTAAAGAGGGCTTCATACATGGCTACACATTACACACACTCACGAACACCCCCGAGTTAGCACTTAGCTGCTGATTTATGTTGCAAATAATCAAAAAGTGCATGTGCATTTAGTTAGGTCATAAATAACCAACCTAGTTGGATGTTTGTTCAATCTTACTACTAATTCTGAAAATTTGTATTTCAAACGAGCAGGTTTGACGTATGGTATATTTGTCTGTAAACAATTTATACAACCGCATTCACGTTGTATAAGGCCAGACCCGTACGTTGCAAATAGTAAAATCAAGTGTTTCAAACCAGCACTATAAAAcactgaaaaaataaaattaagtacAATATGTACATGTAAGATAATTTTTTTCACAAACCACTGTACATAGTTTGAAGTGTATAGCAGTTCTAAAGATCTTCAATGCTAGAAAATTTACCGAATGCAgtgcatacacatatacatcatGTCACATATAAGGGTTTTCTGTATCATTTTCTATACCCAAATGCATAACCAGGTTCTATATATTATAGatcctttttcatttaatttagtGGTGTTCAAAAATAACTTACTGCTTATAATTATCTGAAACTGAGGGCAACCAAATGCCCACAAATGCATGTCAATATATAAGATAATGTAGATTTACAATAGAGAATTCAAAATAATTTACTTACATGCTCGATCATATATAAGGCGATTTATCCCGGTGTGGGAGTGTTGGCCGACCCTTGCATATATAGAGTGTAGACAGAACGATTTATCGCAAACTTTTCCACCATGGTTTTCAACTCAAGACACTTTTAAAGTGTAGACATACCTTAGAAGTATGTCCAAGACAATATTAACAGTGGATCAGGTACTAATCCTGAATACAATGTACACGTAAGTATACAGGAAAAATGTAAACTTATATACATTCATATCTTGTGGATTACAATTAGACTAAACAAACCCAATACACTACAATAAAATGCCGCACACATCATGTGTGAACTAAATATTATTACATCCAGTTATAAAGTtatcaaataacaaaaactgaacatgaagtcatacattaataaacaaaacCAATTATGTGATAAAAttataaccaaaaaaatcatAACTGAATTGGAAAGAATAGACAAAATCTAACTAatctataaatatttttcaagtTCGAACATTTgagaaaaagtaaaatatatataaagtttggtAAGTGGTCCAGAACCTATAACACCACCTAATCTAATGACTAATGGCAGCATGCAATTTCATATACGTTTGTCATATTGTCACTATTCTAAAAAGGTATTGGCAACCTCCAACATGTTACACATCAAATAGTTTATGGCCTAACTTATATCGTCTTCAAACTACTCCAGACATCTTTAGCCACGTAACCCGTGGGGTTATGCACTTTTGAAGAGCAGGAAATTGCCAGTTGCTCAATCTAGCTTATTACTAGATGATCAGTCCCtttaaagttttgatttaatgCTTTCTTCGAAGAGCACTCAACATCATTACAAGGAAAGGAGCAAGATAAAGTCAAATTAAACAGAGCACGTATTCATCAACTCGTAGCAGTTATTTTGATCTTATTTATGTTTACATATTTTAGATTGTTATCAAACTGGATTGAGTTTATTATAAGCATTGCtgtatttgatttgataaatcaACCAcatgaagagaaaaaaaaaaaaaaaagaagcaataAGCCTTTTGAAAATTGCAGCTCTTACCAACAAGTACAACGCCATCAAACACCATGCATCATGTGATACAGCAATAGTTTGTTAATCTTTTGTGGTTTGAATTGCATGGTTATGTATCTgtatttgattgatcatttaGTAATTCAAGAACAAGTATCATCTAATTTATGGTTTTAACTCATTAACTTTGGTACGCTGAAATTCAAACAGGTTATCTGCCAACCATTTTGAGCAAATGAGCAGCAGACCATTTTGACTCATAAACCCAACTGACACGCCAGCTAATTTGATCCATTTAGATATACGGGTTACATGGGTCATGTTTTGGTTGACTGGTTTAAGCATGTGCAGCTTCGGGTTGAAGGTTTGACATGATTAATTATATGAGTCATGCTTGGTTGGGTGCTTCCGACCCACCAATGTTACATACATGATGGTCAAACAGATATGTATCATATATGTTACATATATGATCTTCAACACAGATGTATCATATATACTTGATCTTCAATGACTGGTCTAGGTTAAAAGGACCAATGAAATGTTTTCATATATGTTACATACATGATCTGcaacaaaaataactaaataagtcATCTAACAAAGTCTACGAACATAGCGGATGTGGCTCTGTACTCACATTTTTCTAAAAGTTGAGTCA includes these proteins:
- the LOC122578647 gene encoding 11-beta-hydroxysteroid dehydrogenase 1A-like isoform X2; this encodes MIEHQLTYEYARRGARLAIVSTNKPESPLKKVADKARLLGSPDVLFMFADVSKVDECRMFIDGTIKHFGHLDHLVCNAGIGPVYSTDMDVTKFGPVMDVNFWGSVYPTHFAIPHLKKTNGKIIVNSSCAGVCNPPRHGVYNASKAALISFYESLGHELFPTITVTILTLGFIRTRFITAKYSMNGIGVQYRKDLGDVLLAMEAEPCAKAIVDGVCKGATSITEPRFIKGFFLIKYLFPQLHRLYLCTFSHKILKL
- the LOC122578647 gene encoding 11-beta-hydroxysteroid dehydrogenase 1A-like isoform X3, coding for MIHQQLTYEYARRGARLAIVSTNKPESPLKKVADKARLLGSPDVLFMFADVSKVDECRMFIDGTIKHFGHLDHLVCNAGIGPVYSTDMDVTKFGPVMDVNFWGSVYPTHFAIPHLKKTNGKIIVNSSCAGVCNPPRHGVYNASKAALISFYESLGHELFPTITVTILTLGFIRTRFITAKYSMNGIGVQYRKDLGDVLLAMEAEPCAKAIVDGVCKGATSITEPRFIKGFFLIKYLFPQLHRLYLCTFSHKILKL
- the LOC122578647 gene encoding 11-beta-hydroxysteroid dehydrogenase-like 4A isoform X1 — protein: MYEALFRNKFTNELLLYIYLLVLLLISPFCFIWELIHTLRSCFRCDENISGKVVLITGASSGIGEQLTYEYARRGARLAIVSTNKPESPLKKVADKARLLGSPDVLFMFADVSKVDECRMFIDGTIKHFGHLDHLVCNAGIGPVYSTDMDVTKFGPVMDVNFWGSVYPTHFAIPHLKKTNGKIIVNSSCAGVCNPPRHGVYNASKAALISFYESLGHELFPTITVTILTLGFIRTRFITAKYSMNGIGVQYRKDLGDVLLAMEAEPCAKAIVDGVCKGATSITEPRFIKGFFLIKYLFPQLHRLYLCTFSHKILKL